The following proteins come from a genomic window of Microtus ochrogaster isolate Prairie Vole_2 chromosome 7, MicOch1.0, whole genome shotgun sequence:
- the LOC101988337 gene encoding C-C motif chemokine 3-like yields the protein MKVPPAALAVLLCTMALCDQVFSAPYGANTPAYCCFTYSRQINRKFIADYFETNSLCSQPGVIFQTRRNRKVCADPKETWVQEYIADLKQNA from the exons ATGAAGGTCCCCCCAGCTGCCCTTGCTGTCCTTCTCTGCACCATGGCTCTCTGTGACCAAGTCTTCTCAGCTCCAT ATGGTGCTAACACCCCAGCCTACTGCTGCTTCACTTATAGCAGGCAGATTAACCGCAAATTCATTGCTGACTATTTTGAGACCAACAGCCTTTGCTCTCAGCCAGGTGTCAT TTTCCAAACTAGGAGAAACCGGAAGGTCTGCGCTGACCCCAAAGAAACCTGGGTGCAAGAATACATCGCTGACCTGAAGCAGAATGCCTGA
- the LOC101987201 gene encoding C-C motif chemokine 3-like, with protein sequence MKIPTAALAVLLCTMALCDQVFSARYDANTPTFCCFSYSRQINRKFIADYFETSIHCSQPGIIFMTKRNRMVCADPKEAWVQEYIADLELNA encoded by the exons ATGAAGATCCCCACAGCTGCCCTTGCTGTCCTTCTCTGCACCATGGCTCTCTGTGACCAAGTCTTCTCAGCTCGAT ATGATGCTAACACCCCAACCTTCTGCTGCTTCTCCTATAGCCGGCAGATTAACCGCAAATTCATTGCTGACTATTTTGAGACCAGCATCCATTGCTCTCAGCCAGGCATCAT TTTCATGACCAAGAGAAACCGGATGGTCTGTGCTGACCCCAAAGAAGCCTGGGTGCAAGAATACATCGCTGACCTGGAGCTGAATGCCTGA